In Blastocatellia bacterium, the genomic window CTGGAGCGGAAGCGATTTTTCCTCTGTCTGGCCGCCCTCGTGGTGGCACTCTTCATGGGAATTATCGTTGGTTATGCCGTTCCGTTTCCCGAAGACGCGTTCCCCCGCCAGGACGTTCTGGGAGCCTCGACGGTCATGCAGGATGTCCGAAACGTGCGCACGTTCCGCATGATCTTTTTCAACAACACGCGAGTGTTTCTGCTGATGGCCGTGGGCATTCTCACCGGCGGATTGGTGTCGCTGGGGGAGGCGTTCGTGATCGGCTACATGGTCGGAGTGTTCTCGAAAATCGCCACCGCGCAATCCATGCCGGTGCCGATTCTGCTGGCCGCTCTGGCCCCACATGGTTTGTTCGAGCTGGCATCATTTATGACCGTCGGTGCGCTCGGATTGTATTTTGCCTCCCGCATCTACCAAAGTGTCAAAGGACAGGTGATTGACTGGACTCAGGAAGTGATCCTCTACGCCAAGGTCGCGGCAGCCTGCTACATCGTGCTCTTTGTGGCCGCCCTGATCGAGGTCTACGTGACACCCACCATCCTCCATCACCTGATCACCTGAGGAAGGACAGGCTATGGCTGTTCCGATCGAAGCTCCTCGTTTCGATGTCAAGCTGACGAGATATAATCTCGCCGTGCTCGCTTACTTTCTCCTGCTCATGACGACTCAATACGCTCTGGCGTACAAATATCTCCTCTTCATCCCGGAGAAATGGCGGGGCGTGGCGACCATGAGCACTCTCGTCTTCTTTGGTTTTCAGGCGCTGTTCATGGTGGCGGTGATTCCTCTGGGCATGGCCTTCATCTACAGTTGGCTCTACCTGATTGACATTCGAGCCTCGGTCAAAAGTCTTTATCCGATCGTCGTCACGTCGCTCACGCCCTTCTACATCCTTCTGGGGGTGATGATCGTCTACGGCGTCTTCTTCCTGGAGGTGA contains:
- a CDS encoding stage II sporulation protein M codes for the protein MKLERKRFFLCLAALVVALFMGIIVGYAVPFPEDAFPRQDVLGASTVMQDVRNVRTFRMIFFNNTRVFLLMAVGILTGGLVSLGEAFVIGYMVGVFSKIATAQSMPVPILLAALAPHGLFELASFMTVGALGLYFASRIYQSVKGQVIDWTQEVILYAKVAAACYIVLFVAALIEVYVTPTILHHLIT